The proteins below come from a single Triticum aestivum cultivar Chinese Spring chromosome 5D, IWGSC CS RefSeq v2.1, whole genome shotgun sequence genomic window:
- the LOC123122746 gene encoding pentatricopeptide repeat-containing protein At3g53700, chloroplastic, translated as MAFAMRLASCPGASLQAATAWPSNLGSPAPRLRPRWRWPRLRPSAAASDQQALLAALREQADPEAALRMLNSALARDDFAPGRDVYEEIIRKLGTAGAFDLMKVLVREMRQEGHQVGPGVVQSFVEGYARLHMFDDAFDLVLNQLDMFGIQGDTVVVAYNHLLRVLMEGSKIKLLESAYTEMSNRGIKPDLVTYNTVINALCRVHQVRTAVLMLEDMSSNGVAPDEVTFTTLMQGFVEEGSIEAALRMKARMSEMGCSPTSVTVNVLISGYCKLGRVEDALSYVQQEIADGFEPDQVTFTTFVNGLCQNGHVDHALKVMDLMLQQGSDPDVFTYTTVVNCLCQNGELEEAKAVINHMVDSGCLPDVTTFNTLIVALCTENRLEEALNLARDLTVKGLSPNVYTFNILIDALCKVGDPHLAVRLFEEMKSSGCTPDELTYNILIDNLCSSGKLAKALDLLKEMEISGCPLSTVTYNTIIDGLCKKLRIEEAEEVFDQMDVTGIERNAITFNTLVDGLCMAERIDDAAELIEQMISEGLQPNNITYNSILTHYCKQGNIAKAADVLQTMTENGFEVDTVTYATLINGLCKARRTQAALKLLRGMRMKGMRPTPKAFNTVIQSLFKGNNGRDALNLYREMTEVGEPPDALTYKIVFRGLCRGGGPIKEAFDFLVEMADKGFIPEFSSFRMLADGLLNLGMDDYLISAIELIAEKANFRESDVSAIRGYLRIRKFYDALATFGRLLDINNPRWTYR; from the coding sequence ATGGCCTTCGCAATGCGCCTAGCGTCCTGCCCCGGCGCGTCGCTGCAGGCGGCGACGGCCTGGCCGTCCAACCTCGGCTCCCCGGCgccgcggctgcggccgcgctgGCGGTGGCCACGCCTCCGGCCGTCCGCGGCCGCCTCGGACCAGCAGGCGCTTCTGGCCGCCCTGCGCGAGCAGGCGGACCCCGAGGCGGCGCTCCGGATGCTCAACTCGGCGCTCGCGCGGGACGACTTCGCCCCCGGCCGCGACGTCTACGAGGAGATCATCCGGAAGCTCGGGACGGCCGGCGCCTTCGACCTCATGAAGGTGCTCGTCAGGGAGATGCGCCAGGAAGGGCACCAGGTTGGGCCCGGCGTGGTGCAGTCGTTTGTAGAGGGCTACGCGCGGCTGCACATGTTCGATGATGCCTTCGACTTGGTTCTGAACCAGCTTGATATGTTCGGTATTCAGGGAGATACAGTGGTGGTGGCGTACAATCACCTTCTCCGTGTTCTCATGGAGGGGAGTAAGATCAAGCTCCTTGAGTCCGCTTATACGGAGATGAGCAATCGGGGTATCAAGCCTGACCTTGTCACTTACAACACTGTGATCAATGCATTGTGTCGAGTTCATCAGGTTAGGACTGCAGTTTTGATGCTGGAGGACATGTCTAGCAACGGTGTGGCACCTGACGAGGTGACATTCACTACGTTGATGCAAGGTTTTGTCGAGGAGGGGAGCATCGAGGCGGCACTGAGGATGAAGGCACGGATGTCAGAAATGGGATGCTCGCCAACGAGTGTAACTGTCAATGTTTTGATTAGCGGCTACTGCAAGCTGGGAAGAGTCGAAGATGCTCTCAGTTATGTACAGCAAGAGATTGCAGATGGTTTTGAACCTGACCAGGTCACATTCACTACATTTGTTAATGGTCTCTGCCAAAACGGGCATGTCGATCATGCCCTCAAAGTCATGGATTTGATGCTCCAGCAGGGTAGTGACCCAGATGTTTTCACCTACACTACTGTTGTAAACTGCTTGTGTCAAAATGGAGAACTTGAGGAGGCTAAGGCAGTCATAAATCATATGGTGGATAGCGGTTGTTTGCCTGACGTTACCACCTTCAATACTCTCATTGTTGCCCTATGCACAGAGAATCGGCTTGAGGAAGCCTTGAACCTTGCACGTGATCTGACGGTGAAGGGACTCTCTCCAAATGTTTATACTTTCAACATTTTGATAGATGCCCTCTGCAAGGTTGGAGATCCTCATCTTGCTGTTCGATTGTTTGAAGAGATGAAAAGCAGTGGATGCACCCCTGATGAACTTACATACAATATATTGATTGATAACCTGTGCTCATCGGGGAAGCTTGCCAAAGCTTTGGATTTGTTGAAGGAGATGGAAATTAGTGGTTGTCCTCTGAGCACAGTGACATATAACACTATAATTGATGGGTTATGCAAGAAATTGAGAATAGAAGAAGCAGAGGAGGTTTTTGATCAAATGGATGTAACAGGTATTGAAAGGAATGCGATCACATTCAATACACTTGTTGATGGATTGTGCATGGCCGAAAGGATTGACGATGCAGCAGAACTTATTGAACAAATGATAAGTGAAGGGTTGCAACCTAATAATATCACTTACAATTCTATTCTAACTCATTACTGCAAGCAAGGAAACATAGCTAAAGCTGCTGATGTTTTACAAACTATGACCGAAAATGGATTTGAAGTTGATACTGTTACATATGCAACACTCATTAATGGCCTGTGCAAGGCTCGTCGGACTCAGGCTGCTTTGAAGCTTCTTAGAGGTATGCGGATGAAAGGGATGAGGCCAACTCCAAAAGCCTTCAACACTGTGATTCAGTCTCTATTTAAAGGGAATAATGGCAGAGATGCTCTGAATCTGTATAGGGAGATGACAGAAGTTGGTGAGCCTCCTGATGCTTTGACATATAAAATTGTTTTCCGTGGTCTCTGTCGTGGTGGTGGCCCTATTAAAGAAGCTTTTGATTTCTTGGTAGAGATGGCAGATAAGGGTTTCATACCAGAGTTTTCATCATTCCGCATGCTAGCTGATGGTCTACTGAACCTGGGTATGGATGATTACCTCATAAGTGCTATTGAACTAATTGCAGAGAAGGCCAACTTCAGAGAATCCGATGTTTCTGCAATAAGGGGTTATCTCAGGATCCGTAAATTTTATGATGCATTAGCAACTTTTGGCCGTCTCCTGGATATCAACAACCCTCGATGGACTTATCGATGA